A genome region from Sphingomonas sp. BGYR3 includes the following:
- the tatB gene encoding Sec-independent protein translocase protein TatB, whose amino-acid sequence MFDVAPTELMLVAIVALLVIGPKDLPKAMRFVGQWVGKARAVTRQFRAGFDNMVREAELAEMEKKWAEENARIMREFPSVDALPAPHRPEADGTAAAEPVVDPYADAPALQTPRPDIVDSTPDARDPASSAPADQPAPAVPPAPDAPRP is encoded by the coding sequence ATGTTTGACGTCGCACCGACGGAATTGATGCTGGTGGCGATCGTTGCGCTGCTGGTGATCGGCCCAAAGGATCTGCCAAAGGCGATGCGGTTCGTCGGCCAGTGGGTCGGCAAGGCGCGCGCGGTGACGCGGCAGTTCCGCGCCGGGTTCGACAATATGGTGCGCGAGGCCGAGCTGGCCGAGATGGAAAAGAAATGGGCAGAGGAAAATGCCCGGATCATGCGGGAATTCCCGTCCGTCGATGCATTGCCCGCCCCCCATCGGCCCGAAGCCGACGGGACGGCGGCGGCCGAGCCGGTTGTCGACCCCTATGCCGACGCGCCTGCATTGCAGACGCCCCGGCCCGACATCGTCGATAGCACGCCGGACGCACGCGATCCGGCATCCTCTGCACCGGCCGATCAGCCGGCCCCCGCCGTTCCGCCCGCACCGGATGCCCCCCGCCCGTGA
- a CDS encoding SPOR domain-containing protein: MTDRRIDGFEDGEKLPWLESAQDFDEARSGWSRIGLLVVAGIVLLAALGFAYSMMSRPSGGDGDGSLIAAPQGDYKVKPTDPGGMKMAGEGDSVYAATEGAVTNASVDLSRTMETPVAGKVVPSAPAPKATGAPKVAAPVPEKAKPLLPNTAAPAAASSGGGGSVVQLGAYPTSVAADQAWSALSRRFPWLAPLGKSVQSAEVNGRSVSRLRVNAGSAMQARELCQRLKVAGESCFVAAD, from the coding sequence ATGACCGACAGACGCATTGACGGGTTCGAGGACGGCGAAAAGCTGCCCTGGCTGGAAAGTGCGCAGGATTTCGACGAGGCCCGATCCGGCTGGTCGCGCATCGGCCTGTTGGTCGTGGCGGGCATCGTGCTGCTGGCCGCGCTCGGCTTTGCCTATTCGATGATGTCGCGCCCGTCCGGCGGCGACGGGGATGGATCGCTGATCGCGGCGCCCCAGGGCGATTACAAGGTCAAGCCGACCGATCCCGGCGGCATGAAGATGGCGGGGGAGGGCGACAGCGTCTATGCCGCGACCGAGGGGGCCGTGACCAACGCGTCGGTCGATCTGTCCCGGACGATGGAAACCCCGGTTGCGGGCAAGGTGGTGCCCAGTGCGCCCGCGCCCAAGGCAACCGGCGCGCCCAAGGTGGCGGCGCCCGTGCCGGAAAAGGCAAAGCCGCTGCTGCCCAACACGGCCGCCCCGGCTGCAGCGAGCAGCGGCGGTGGCGGATCGGTCGTCCAGCTTGGCGCCTATCCGACCAGCGTGGCCGCCGATCAGGCATGGTCTGCGCTCAGCCGCCGCTTTCCCTGGCTGGCCCCGCTGGGCAAGTCGGTCCAGTCGGCCGAGGTGAATGGCCGGTCGGTCAGCCGCCTGCGCGTCAATGCGGGCAGCGCGATGCAGGCGCGTGAGCTGTGCCAGCGGCTGAAGGTCGCGGGCGAAAGCTGTTTCGTCGCGGCGGATTGA
- a CDS encoding entericidin A/B family lipoprotein, with the protein MRKVVAMALMAGTLLVSACNTVEGVGRDVESVGDTVADTASGAK; encoded by the coding sequence ATGCGTAAAGTCGTCGCAATGGCCCTGATGGCCGGAACCCTGTTGGTCAGCGCGTGCAACACCGTCGAAGGCGTCGGCCGCGACGTCGAGTCGGTCGGCGACACCGTTGCGGACACCGCGAGCGGCGCGAAATAA
- a CDS encoding twin-arginine translocase TatA/TatE family subunit has protein sequence MGGMSLMHWLVVAVLVILLFGGSRFSNMMGDVAKGIKNFKKGMAEDDSKPEAEPTRIEGQRVDPTLDRDADRARDAR, from the coding sequence ATGGGTGGTATGAGCCTGATGCACTGGCTGGTCGTTGCCGTGCTGGTCATCCTGTTGTTTGGCGGCAGCCGCTTTTCCAACATGATGGGCGACGTCGCCAAGGGTATCAAGAATTTCAAGAAGGGCATGGCCGAGGACGATAGCAAGCCGGAGGCCGAACCGACCCGGATCGAGGGACAGCGGGTCGACCCGACGCTGGACCGCGACGCCGACCGCGCCCGCGACGCACGCTGA
- a CDS encoding glycoside hydrolase family 3 N-terminal domain-containing protein: protein MKPVIYGLSGPAITPDERAFFSEADPVGYILFRRNVVDRAQLRALTDSLRDLSGRGDLPILIDQEGGRVARMGPPEWPAFPAGPRFDALYDIAPATAIEAARINAQAIGAMLAEVGITVDCLPLLDVCHPDTTPAIAERAYGHDPMRVAAMGRAVLDGLARAGVVGVVKHMPGHGRARVDSHYDMPTVDADEAALEQDLHPFRALADAPMGMTSHILFKTWDAERPATLSPVVIGDVIRRRIGFDGLLMTDDIDMKALSGTAGQKAAGAIAAGCDVVLDCWARMAEMEDIAASIGDAPQVTLDRLDRAMRQRRAGTQPDDFATLIGKRDALLSIA from the coding sequence ATGAAGCCCGTCATCTATGGCCTGTCCGGCCCAGCGATCACCCCCGACGAACGCGCATTTTTCAGTGAGGCCGATCCCGTCGGGTACATCCTGTTCCGCCGGAACGTGGTGGACCGTGCGCAGCTGCGCGCGCTGACCGACTCACTGCGCGACCTGTCCGGGCGGGGCGACCTGCCGATCCTGATCGATCAGGAGGGCGGCCGGGTGGCGCGGATGGGGCCGCCGGAATGGCCCGCCTTTCCCGCCGGTCCCCGGTTCGATGCGCTGTACGATATCGCCCCCGCCACCGCGATCGAGGCCGCGCGGATCAATGCGCAGGCGATCGGTGCGATGCTGGCCGAGGTTGGCATCACCGTCGATTGCCTGCCGCTCCTGGACGTCTGTCATCCCGACACCACGCCCGCCATTGCCGAGCGCGCTTATGGCCACGACCCGATGCGTGTGGCGGCGATGGGCCGCGCGGTGCTGGACGGGCTGGCGCGCGCAGGCGTGGTCGGGGTGGTGAAGCATATGCCGGGCCATGGCCGCGCCCGGGTGGACAGCCATTACGACATGCCGACAGTGGATGCGGACGAGGCGGCGCTGGAACAGGATCTGCACCCGTTCCGCGCGCTGGCCGATGCGCCGATGGGCATGACGTCGCACATTCTGTTCAAGACATGGGATGCCGAACGGCCCGCCACGCTGTCGCCGGTCGTCATTGGGGACGTGATCCGCCGCCGGATCGGCTTTGACGGCCTGTTGATGACCGACGATATCGACATGAAGGCCCTGTCCGGCACGGCGGGACAAAAGGCGGCGGGGGCCATTGCGGCCGGATGCGACGTGGTGCTGGATTGCTGGGCGCGGATGGCGGAGATGGAGGATATCGCCGCCAGCATCGGCGATGCACCGCAGGTGACGCTGGACCGGCTGGACCGGGCGATGCGCCAGCGCCGGGCCGGGACGCAGCCCGACGATTTTGCAACACTGATCGGGAAACGTGACGCGTTGCTTTCAATTGCATGA
- a CDS encoding sigma-70 family RNA polymerase sigma factor → MTDDSDFEQDEPRAPVEPLDDNAFKKELATVIPHLRAFGRSLSGNRDLADDLVQETLMKAWAARQRFQAGTNMRAWTFIILRNLYLSQMRRARFKGEWDDLVADRLLAAPAGQDRYLELDDIQRALLHLPEAQREALILVGAGGFAYEEAAEICGVAVGTIKSRVARGRVALEQLLNDGQLPRRSESPNTALGALDSILDDVETLSRDR, encoded by the coding sequence GTGACAGACGATTCCGATTTCGAGCAGGACGAGCCGCGCGCGCCGGTTGAGCCGCTGGATGACAATGCGTTCAAGAAGGAACTGGCGACCGTCATTCCGCATTTGCGCGCATTTGGCCGGTCCCTGTCGGGCAACCGTGATCTTGCCGACGACCTGGTGCAGGAAACGCTGATGAAGGCGTGGGCCGCGCGCCAGCGGTTTCAGGCGGGCACCAACATGCGCGCATGGACGTTCATCATCCTGCGCAATCTGTATCTCAGCCAGATGCGCCGTGCCCGGTTCAAGGGCGAATGGGACGATCTGGTCGCCGACCGCCTGCTGGCCGCGCCGGCGGGTCAGGACCGGTATCTGGAGCTGGACGATATCCAGCGCGCACTGTTGCACCTACCCGAAGCGCAGCGTGAGGCGCTGATCCTCGTCGGCGCGGGCGGCTTTGCCTATGAAGAGGCGGCTGAAATCTGCGGCGTTGCGGTCGGCACGATCAAGAGCCGTGTCGCACGCGGGCGTGTTGCGCTGGAGCAGTTGCTGAACGATGGACAGTTGCCGCGCCGGTCGGAATCGCCCAACACGGCGCTGGGTGCGCTCGATTCAATTCTGGATGATGTGGAGACGCTGAGCCGCGACCGCTGA
- a CDS encoding sulfite exporter TauE/SafE family protein → MTADLLITILAMLAAGLLAGFAAGIFGIGGGFVVVPALFLVLPLLGTAPNEIAHVAIGTSLATIVVTSIRSVQAHAKRGAVDFDMLKSWAPWIVLGVGAGVVLAARVPGGGLAIIFGGGMMIMAVHFLFPMFAGRQVAQALPGGAAKVGIAGGLGAFSSLLGIGGGTIAIIVMTLCGKSIHRAIATASGIGFIIALPGVIGFSIIGWNMPGLPFGSLGYVNLPAAAAITATSIFSAPWGAAAAHRLSPEMLRRIFGLYLVFVGAIMIRNGMHVL, encoded by the coding sequence ATGACTGCTGACCTGCTGATCACCATTTTGGCCATGCTGGCCGCTGGCCTGCTCGCTGGCTTTGCCGCGGGCATTTTCGGCATCGGCGGCGGCTTCGTCGTCGTCCCGGCGCTGTTCCTGGTGCTGCCGCTGTTGGGCACGGCACCGAACGAGATCGCGCATGTCGCCATCGGCACGTCGCTGGCCACCATCGTCGTCACGTCCATCCGGTCGGTTCAGGCGCACGCCAAGCGCGGCGCGGTGGATTTCGACATGCTGAAAAGCTGGGCGCCGTGGATCGTGCTTGGCGTCGGCGCGGGCGTGGTACTGGCGGCGCGGGTGCCGGGCGGTGGCCTGGCCATCATCTTTGGCGGCGGCATGATGATCATGGCCGTCCATTTCCTGTTCCCGATGTTTGCCGGGCGTCAGGTGGCGCAGGCACTGCCCGGCGGCGCGGCAAAGGTGGGGATTGCCGGCGGCCTTGGCGCCTTTTCCTCGCTGCTTGGCATCGGCGGCGGCACCATCGCGATCATCGTGATGACGTTGTGCGGCAAGTCGATCCACCGCGCGATCGCCACCGCATCCGGCATCGGCTTCATCATCGCATTGCCCGGCGTGATCGGGTTTTCGATCATCGGGTGGAACATGCCCGGCCTGCCCTTTGGCTCGCTGGGTTACGTCAACCTGCCCGCGGCGGCGGCGATTACCGCCACGTCGATCTTTTCCGCGCCATGGGGGGCCGCGGCCGCCCATCGCCTTAGTCCCGAGATGCTGCGCCGCATCTTTGGTCTGTATCTGGTGTTTGTCGGCGCAATCATGATCCGCAACGGAATGCACGTGCTGTGA
- a CDS encoding sensor histidine kinase — protein sequence MNSPGRQEPDPGSITPGRSRWPTGTRVFLILAGALFPLAVIALSATLQTARQVDRDQAERMQAAVTDAARALSIELVGDITALSVAAQALAENPDDAASCARIRGVFAAQSAQGAVFAILTRDGRLLCGTAIAGIGAPDPMVSGPEVRLTDNGLMLLASGMNGVRAVALYPRPMVAASARPQGFLSAFGTTLIHEDKTLQLEPLPRSGWLDRVDRVRAQLGLDGLRLELQMRGPAVTSALLIALLLPLLMWAAAAIIGWFVVDRLLIRPLRLVHAGVRAYRPGDVIDAAQFGTISSQELADLGSTFADISRTVQQHQTDLADGLSRQTKLTREVHHRVKNNLQVIASLINFHSRAAPVPAALEAYALIQRRVDALAVVHRHHFAELEDNQGLELRSVIGELASNLRATAPETASRMTIGIDIAPLLVSQDVAVAVAFLITELIELAMQATPSPAITISINPDEEQEGLAILRVSSNGLVDNAEFRELYDSRYGRVMTGLSRQLRATLHHDPLVGAYEIAIAARRRVNG from the coding sequence ATGAACTCGCCGGGTCGGCAAGAACCTGACCCGGGATCGATCACCCCGGGCCGATCCCGCTGGCCGACGGGCACCCGCGTATTCCTGATCCTTGCCGGGGCCCTGTTCCCGCTGGCGGTAATTGCCCTGTCCGCGACGCTGCAGACCGCACGACAGGTGGACCGCGACCAGGCGGAACGCATGCAGGCCGCTGTCACCGATGCCGCACGCGCCCTTTCCATCGAACTGGTCGGCGATATCACTGCCCTGTCGGTTGCAGCACAGGCGCTGGCGGAAAACCCGGACGATGCGGCCAGTTGTGCCAGAATTCGGGGCGTCTTTGCCGCGCAATCGGCGCAGGGTGCCGTTTTTGCCATCCTGACAAGGGACGGCCGACTTCTCTGCGGAACGGCGATCGCGGGCATTGGGGCGCCCGATCCCATGGTCAGCGGACCGGAGGTCAGGCTGACCGACAATGGGTTGATGCTGTTGGCCAGCGGCATGAATGGCGTCCGGGCCGTCGCGCTCTATCCGCGCCCGATGGTCGCCGCCTCGGCCCGGCCGCAGGGATTTCTCTCCGCATTCGGAACCACGCTGATCCATGAGGACAAGACCCTTCAGCTGGAGCCGCTGCCCCGCAGCGGATGGCTGGACCGGGTCGACCGCGTCCGCGCGCAGCTGGGCCTGGACGGCTTGCGGCTTGAATTGCAGATGCGCGGGCCGGCCGTCACCTCTGCCCTGCTGATCGCCCTGTTGCTGCCGCTCTTGATGTGGGCCGCGGCGGCAATCATCGGCTGGTTCGTCGTCGACCGGCTGCTGATCCGTCCACTGCGCCTGGTTCATGCCGGCGTGCGCGCCTATCGGCCGGGCGACGTCATCGATGCGGCGCAGTTCGGTACGATCTCGTCGCAGGAACTGGCCGATCTTGGCAGCACCTTTGCCGATATCTCACGCACCGTTCAGCAGCACCAGACCGATCTGGCCGACGGGCTGTCGCGCCAGACGAAACTGACCCGCGAAGTGCATCACCGGGTAAAGAACAACCTTCAGGTGATTGCCAGCCTGATCAATTTCCATTCGCGCGCCGCCCCCGTCCCCGCGGCGCTGGAGGCCTATGCCCTGATCCAGCGGCGAGTGGATGCCCTGGCAGTGGTCCATCGCCATCATTTTGCGGAACTTGAGGATAATCAGGGGCTGGAACTGCGCTCGGTGATCGGCGAACTGGCGTCGAACCTGCGCGCCACGGCACCGGAAACCGCATCGCGGATGACGATCGGCATCGACATCGCCCCGCTGCTGGTATCGCAGGATGTTGCCGTCGCCGTCGCATTCCTGATTACCGAGCTGATCGAACTGGCAATGCAGGCCACCCCCTCGCCCGCCATCACCATCTCGATCAATCCCGATGAGGAACAGGAGGGCCTGGCCATTCTGCGCGTCAGTTCCAATGGTCTGGTCGACAATGCCGAGTTCCGCGAGCTGTATGACAGCCGCTATGGCCGCGTGATGACCGGCCTGTCGCGGCAGCTTCGCGCGACGCTGCACCACGATCCGCTGGTCGGCGCTTATGAAATCGCCATCGCCGCCCGTCGCCGGGTGAACGGATAA
- the tatC gene encoding twin-arginine translocase subunit TatC, with the protein MNEIDDSQAPLLDHLIELRRRLLFSVIALVIFFFIGFTFAKPIFGVLVQPLADAGQNKLIYTQIFEAFLVKVKVAFFAALMLSFPVIANQLWQFVAPGLYRREKKALLPFLLATPVLFTMGACLAYFIAIPVALTFLLGMEGDLGGGVTQEALPSVGNYLDFVMQFLFAFGLAFLLPVLLMLLEAAGLITRAQLKSARRYAIVGAFAISAVLTPPDVGSQLLLAVPLVILYELAIIGIWFTEKRRKREDTAVEG; encoded by the coding sequence GTGAACGAGATTGACGATAGCCAGGCACCGCTGCTGGACCACCTGATCGAGCTTCGCCGACGCCTGCTGTTCAGCGTGATCGCGCTGGTGATCTTCTTTTTCATCGGCTTCACCTTTGCCAAGCCGATCTTTGGCGTGCTGGTTCAGCCGCTGGCCGATGCGGGGCAGAACAAGCTGATCTATACCCAGATTTTCGAGGCGTTTCTGGTGAAGGTGAAGGTGGCATTCTTTGCCGCGCTGATGCTGTCCTTTCCGGTGATCGCCAACCAGTTGTGGCAGTTCGTCGCCCCCGGCCTGTACCGGCGGGAGAAGAAGGCGCTGCTGCCGTTTTTGCTGGCGACGCCGGTGCTGTTCACCATGGGAGCCTGCCTCGCCTATTTCATCGCCATTCCGGTCGCGCTCACCTTTCTGCTGGGCATGGAGGGCGATCTGGGCGGCGGGGTGACGCAGGAGGCGCTGCCATCCGTTGGCAACTACCTTGATTTCGTGATGCAGTTCCTGTTCGCCTTTGGCCTGGCGTTTCTGCTGCCGGTGCTGCTGATGCTGCTGGAGGCGGCGGGCCTGATCACGCGGGCGCAGCTGAAAAGCGCGCGGCGTTATGCGATCGTCGGAGCGTTTGCGATCTCGGCCGTGCTGACTCCGCCCGATGTGGGATCCCAGCTGTTGCTGGCCGTGCCGCTGGTCATTCTGTACGAGCTGGCGATCATCGGCATCTGGTTCACCGAAAAGCGCCGCAAGCGCGAGGATACGGCTGTAGAGGGCTGA
- a CDS encoding NepR family anti-sigma factor produces the protein MTDAQTTKPGSRKPAAARDVGDALRAVYHDAVDESIPRELLDLLNKLS, from the coding sequence GTGACGGACGCACAGACAACCAAACCGGGCAGCCGGAAACCTGCGGCCGCACGGGATGTCGGCGACGCATTGCGTGCCGTTTATCATGATGCGGTTGACGAGAGCATTCCGCGCGAATTGCTCGATCTGCTCAACAAATTGTCCTGA
- a CDS encoding histidinol-phosphate transaminase, with protein MTMTMSRRSLIRAASAAPLIAAAGNSTSVFAASAAEPPLFGPGDGVALLSRNENPYGPAPSALKAMYDWSSKGCYYAEGGAQRLTAMIAEKFAVTPDMVLLGSGSTEVLSATALAWKDKGSILAPELFWDTTVGYAERKGAKVIRVPLTAMLDTDLDAMAAAMTPDVKLVHICNPNNPTGVLIDNAKLRAFIAKVSPQATVLVDEAYNELLDFPEQNSVVDLVKKGENVIVVRTFSKIYGLAGLRIGYAIASPKVVQEVRGYEMSMGGNTAGLAAAIASFNDTAFTTYSKAKVTEGRQMIEAAVKKAGLTALPSQTNFVFVKVPDANKLRTAMADRQIMIRGAYGKWTEWSRVSCGKIEDVERYASALPQIMQA; from the coding sequence ATGACGATGACCATGTCCCGGCGGTCGCTGATCCGCGCCGCTTCCGCTGCCCCGCTGATCGCGGCGGCCGGCAATTCCACCTCTGTCTTTGCCGCCAGCGCCGCCGAACCGCCGCTGTTCGGGCCGGGCGATGGCGTGGCCCTGCTGTCGCGCAACGAAAACCCCTATGGCCCCGCGCCCAGCGCGCTGAAGGCGATGTACGATTGGTCGTCCAAGGGATGCTATTATGCCGAGGGGGGTGCCCAGCGGCTGACCGCGATGATCGCGGAAAAATTTGCCGTCACCCCGGACATGGTGCTGCTGGGCAGCGGATCGACCGAGGTGCTGTCCGCCACCGCGCTGGCATGGAAGGACAAGGGGTCCATTCTGGCCCCCGAACTGTTCTGGGACACGACGGTCGGTTATGCCGAACGCAAGGGGGCAAAGGTGATCCGCGTTCCCCTGACCGCGATGCTGGACACCGATCTGGACGCGATGGCCGCCGCGATGACGCCGGACGTCAAGCTGGTCCATATCTGCAACCCCAACAATCCGACGGGCGTCCTGATCGACAATGCCAAGCTGCGCGCGTTCATCGCCAAGGTGTCGCCCCAGGCGACGGTGCTGGTGGACGAGGCGTATAACGAACTGCTCGATTTCCCGGAGCAGAACAGCGTCGTCGACCTGGTGAAAAAGGGCGAGAACGTCATCGTCGTTCGCACCTTTTCCAAGATCTATGGCCTGGCCGGGCTGCGCATCGGTTATGCCATCGCATCGCCCAAGGTGGTTCAGGAAGTGCGCGGATATGAAATGAGCATGGGCGGCAACACCGCCGGCCTGGCCGCCGCCATCGCATCGTTCAACGACACCGCCTTCACCACCTATTCCAAGGCAAAGGTGACGGAGGGCCGCCAGATGATCGAGGCCGCGGTGAAGAAGGCCGGGCTGACCGCCCTGCCGTCGCAGACCAATTTCGTGTTCGTGAAGGTGCCCGACGCCAACAAGCTGCGCACCGCGATGGCCGACCGCCAGATCATGATCCGCGGCGCCTATGGCAAATGGACCGAATGGTCGCGGGTCAGTTGCGGCAAGATCGAAGATGTGGAACGCTATGCCTCTGCCCTGCCGCAGATCATGCAGGCGTAA
- the scpB gene encoding SMC-Scp complex subunit ScpB yields MQPDDPVADEAKRAVEAVLFASSAPMTIAEIAAHVGPDTDVRGAIDRLTGDYAGRGVVLVRRGDRWHFETAGDLAHFLRRDREEPRKLSRAGIETLAIIAYHEPVTRAEIEAIRGVQISKGTIDVLMQAGWIRPAGRREVPGRPLTYATTPAFLTHFGLSSRRDLPGIDDLRAAGLLDPVDLAFEQLEVEKPDEDA; encoded by the coding sequence ATGCAGCCGGATGACCCCGTGGCCGACGAGGCGAAGCGCGCGGTGGAGGCGGTGCTGTTCGCATCCTCCGCGCCGATGACGATTGCGGAGATCGCGGCCCATGTCGGGCCGGACACCGATGTGCGCGGCGCGATCGACCGGCTGACCGGCGATTATGCCGGGCGGGGCGTCGTGCTGGTCCGGCGCGGCGACCGGTGGCATTTCGAGACGGCGGGCGACCTGGCCCATTTCCTGCGCCGCGACCGGGAAGAGCCCCGCAAACTGAGCCGGGCGGGCATCGAGACGCTGGCCATCATCGCCTATCACGAGCCGGTAACCCGCGCCGAGATCGAGGCGATTCGCGGCGTTCAGATCAGCAAGGGAACGATCGACGTGCTGATGCAGGCCGGATGGATCCGCCCCGCCGGCCGGCGCGAGGTGCCGGGCCGGCCGCTGACCTATGCCACGACGCCGGCGTTTCTGACGCATTTCGGCCTGTCGAGCCGCCGCGACCTGCCCGGTATCGACGATTTGCGGGCCGCAGGACTGCTCGATCCGGTCGATCTCGCCTTTGAGCAGCTTGAGGTGGAAAAGCCCGACGAAGACGCCTAG
- a CDS encoding ScpA family protein, with the protein MGEGEADTLTVDVDGWEGPLDLLLALARTQKVDLRQISILALVDQYLAFIAEARALKLEVAADYLVMAAWLAYLKSGLLLPRDPDVEPSPEELALRLTLRLERLNAMREAGARLMARDRLGRDVFARGAPEGLRTVRHAVWQAEIYDLIAAYGRVSARSRPVLHVVARRPVMTLETALERVSALVGARIDWATLDSFLPDAVDAGYRRSALASSFVAALELARQGRVALRQQSPFAPLYVRAADAAG; encoded by the coding sequence ATGGGCGAGGGGGAAGCCGATACGCTGACTGTGGACGTGGACGGGTGGGAAGGGCCGCTCGACCTGTTGCTGGCGCTTGCCCGGACGCAGAAGGTTGATCTGCGCCAGATTTCGATCCTGGCGCTGGTCGATCAGTATCTGGCCTTTATCGCCGAGGCGCGCGCGCTGAAGCTGGAGGTTGCGGCCGATTACCTCGTCATGGCGGCCTGGCTCGCCTATCTGAAATCCGGCCTGTTGCTGCCGCGCGATCCCGATGTGGAGCCCAGTCCCGAAGAACTTGCGCTGCGCCTGACGTTGCGGCTGGAGCGGCTGAACGCGATGCGGGAGGCGGGCGCCCGGCTGATGGCGCGCGACCGGCTGGGCCGCGACGTTTTTGCCCGCGGCGCGCCGGAGGGGCTGCGCACGGTGCGCCATGCGGTGTGGCAGGCGGAAATCTATGACCTGATCGCGGCCTATGGCCGGGTGAGCGCGCGCAGCCGCCCGGTGCTGCACGTGGTTGCCCGCCGCCCGGTGATGACGCTGGAAACCGCGCTGGAGCGGGTGTCCGCGCTGGTCGGGGCGCGGATCGACTGGGCGACGCTGGACAGTTTCCTGCCCGATGCGGTCGATGCGGGGTATCGCCGGTCGGCGCTTGCCTCCAGCTTTGTCGCCGCGCTTGAACTGGCGCGGCAGGGGCGGGTGGCGCTGCGCCAGCAATCGCCGTTTGCCCCGCTCTATGTCAGGGCCGCCGATGCAGCCGGATGA
- a CDS encoding response regulator, whose translation MSLGQQLAPHLPFLRRYARALTGSQTHGDHYVRAALETIVEAPEEFPDVAPRLGLYRVFQSIWMSANADDLAKASGFAEEHEAVARARLARLAPLSRQALLLTAMEGFTNEDTAYLLDTDIDEVELLVTDALNEIERQTRARVLIIEDEPIIAMDLETIVRDLGHEVTGVAVTRDEAVALAMEDRPGLVLADIQLADDSSGIDAVKDILSEFNVPVIFITAFPERLLTGERPEPTFLITKPFQRSTVKAAISQALFFDQSTVPAN comes from the coding sequence ATGTCGCTCGGACAGCAGCTTGCGCCGCACTTGCCCTTTCTTCGCCGTTACGCCCGCGCGCTGACCGGCAGTCAGACCCACGGGGATCACTATGTCCGCGCCGCGCTGGAAACGATTGTCGAGGCGCCGGAAGAATTTCCCGACGTCGCGCCGCGTCTTGGCCTGTACCGGGTGTTTCAGTCGATCTGGATGTCCGCAAATGCGGATGACCTTGCCAAGGCATCGGGCTTTGCCGAAGAGCATGAGGCGGTCGCCCGTGCCCGGCTGGCACGGCTGGCGCCGTTGTCGCGGCAGGCATTGCTGCTGACCGCGATGGAAGGCTTTACCAACGAAGACACCGCCTATCTGCTCGATACCGACATTGACGAGGTCGAGCTGCTTGTCACCGATGCGCTGAACGAAATCGAGCGCCAGACCCGCGCCCGCGTGCTGATCATCGAGGATGAGCCGATCATCGCCATGGACCTGGAAACCATCGTCCGCGATCTGGGCCATGAAGTGACCGGCGTCGCGGTGACCCGTGACGAGGCGGTGGCGCTGGCGATGGAGGATCGGCCCGGACTGGTGCTGGCGGACATTCAGCTGGCGGACGACAGTTCCGGCATCGATGCGGTGAAGGACATCCTGTCCGAGTTCAACGTGCCGGTGATCTTCATCACCGCCTTCCCCGAGCGGTTGCTGACAGGTGAGCGGCCGGAGCCGACGTTCCTGATCACCAAGCCGTTCCAGCGTTCGACGGTCAAGGCGGCGATTTCGCAGGCGCTGTTCTTTGATCAGAGCACCGTTCCGGCGAACTGA